From Carassius auratus strain Wakin chromosome 22, ASM336829v1, whole genome shotgun sequence, a single genomic window includes:
- the LOC113040313 gene encoding zinc finger protein 431-like, producing MRDSESCRIKHTEEKTELTEEKKEEDEELREEEEKHHVKTEQKALKKIRDKKSYTCPQCGESLTNKQSLQIHMRVHAGEKLFTCNQCGKPFLWASALKSHLRVHSKEKPYSCPICGNSFSLLNNLKAHQKIHTGVRDHMCFECEKTFITSSHLKRHQRIHTGEKPYKCSHCDKRFIHSESRKGHERIHTGERPYMCNQCGSSFKLKAQLKVHMGVHTGEKPFTCDQCGKSFAQSAKLKRHMNVHTGEKLHECNQCGKTFLWDSGLRSHLNAHLKEKPHSCSLCGKRFSHLQNLKHHEKLHKDVREYMCFECEKTFVTSTELKQHERIHTGEKPYKCSQCDKRFSLSETLKRHEKIHTGEKPYTCDQCGKTFRHKYHLKVHIRVHTGEKPYHCTACEKSFA from the exons ATGAGAGATTCAGAATCCTGCAGAATCAAACACACCGAAGAAaaaacag AgttgactgaagaaaaaaaggaggaggatgaagaactGCGTGAAGAGGAGGAAAAACATCAtgtcaaaacagaacagaaagctTTAAAGAAAATAAGAGACAAGAAATCATACACCTGCCCTCAGTGTGGAGAGAGTTTGACAAACAAACAGAGTCTCCAgattcacatgagagttcatgcAGGAGAGAAATTGTTCACATGTAATCAATGTGGAAAACCATTTTTGTGGGCTTCAGCCCTGAAGAGTCACCTGAGAGTTCATTCAAAGGAGAAACCATATTCATGTCCTATATGTGGAAATAGTTTTTCACTACTGAATAATTTAAAAGCTCATCAGAAGATACACACTGGTGTGAGAGATcatatgtgctttgagtgtgagaagacttttatTACATCTTCACATTTGAAAAGGcaccagaggatccacactggagagaaaccttacaagtgttcacactgcgacaagagattcattcattcagaatcCCGAAAaggacatgagaggattcacaccggagagagaCCTTACATGTGTAATCAGTGTGGTTCGAGTTTCAAACTAAAAGCTCAACTTAAGGTGCACATgggagttcatactggagagaaaccgttcacatgtgatcagtgcgggaagagttttgcaCAATCAGCAAAGCTGAAGAGACACATGAAtgtccacactggagaaaaactgcATGAATGTAATCAATgcggaaaaacatttttgtgggaTTCAGGACTGAGGAGTCACCTGAATGCCCATTtaaaggagaaaccacattcatgttctttgtgtggaaagagatttTCACATCTGCAGAATTTAAAACACCATGAGAAGTTACACAAGGACGTGAGAGAAtatatgtgctttgagtgtgaaaagacttttgtTACATCTACAGAACTGAAACAGcacgagaggatccacaccggagagaaaccttacaagtgttcacaatgtgacaagagattcagtctctcagaaacactgaaaagacatgagaagatccacactggagagaaaccttacacatgtgatcagtgtgggaagactTTTAGACATAAATATCATCTTAAGGTGCACATAAGAGTTCATACGGGAGAGAAACCATACCATTGCACTGCATGTGAGAAGAGTTTCGCTTGA
- the LOC113040320 gene encoding gastrula zinc finger protein XlCGF49.1-like isoform X1, whose translation MRDPEPCRTKHTEEQTDLMEEKKHHVETGEEILSQTESISLLKRRGKKGFACTQCGKSFAYKQSLKRHMNIHTGEKPYTCDQCGKSFTQSSNLKMHMNIHTEEKLHECDQCGKTFAWASSWINHLKVHSNEKPHSCSLCGKSFSQLQSLKLHQKIHAGVKDYMCFECEKTFSTDKDLKRHERIHTGEKPYKCSHCEKRFSRSTHLKSHERIHTGRKLYHCTTCGQSFSHTSSLRRHTIKNHNE comes from the exons atgagagatccagaaccctgcagaaccaaacacactgaagaacaaacag ATCTAATGGAGGAGAAAAAGCATCATGTCGAAACTGGAGAAGAAATTCTCTCACAGACTGAAAGTATTTCTTTACTGAAAAGAAGAGGCAAGAAAGGTTTtgcctgcactcagtgtggaaagagtttcgcATACAAACAGAGTCTCAAAagacacatgaacatccacactggagagaaaccatacacatgtgatcagtgcgggaagagtttcactcAATCGTCAAACCTTAAGatgcacatgaacatccacactgaaGAGAAACTGCATGAATGTGATCAATGCGGAAAAACATTTGCATGGGCTTCAAGCTGGATTAATCACCTGAAAGTTCATTCAAAtgagaaaccacattcatgttctttgtgtggaaagagtttttctcAACTGCAGAGTTTAAAACTACATCAGAAGATACACGCTGGTGTAAAAGATtatatgtgttttgagtgtgagaagacttttaGTACAGATAAAGATTTGAAACGgcacgagaggatccacactggagagaaaccttacaagtgttcacactgtgagaaGAGATTCAGTCGGTCAACACATCTGAAATCacacgagaggattcacactggaagGAAACTGTATCACTGCACTACATGTGGGCAGAGTTTCAGTCATACGTCTTCTTTACGGAGACATACAATAAAGAATCACAATGAGTAG
- the LOC113040320 gene encoding gastrula zinc finger protein XlCGF49.1-like isoform X2: MSLPTNDLMEEKKHHVETGEEILSQTESISLLKRRGKKGFACTQCGKSFAYKQSLKRHMNIHTGEKPYTCDQCGKSFTQSSNLKMHMNIHTEEKLHECDQCGKTFAWASSWINHLKVHSNEKPHSCSLCGKSFSQLQSLKLHQKIHAGVKDYMCFECEKTFSTDKDLKRHERIHTGEKPYKCSHCEKRFSRSTHLKSHERIHTGRKLYHCTTCGQSFSHTSSLRRHTIKNHNE; encoded by the exons ATGAGTTTGCCTACCAATG ATCTAATGGAGGAGAAAAAGCATCATGTCGAAACTGGAGAAGAAATTCTCTCACAGACTGAAAGTATTTCTTTACTGAAAAGAAGAGGCAAGAAAGGTTTtgcctgcactcagtgtggaaagagtttcgcATACAAACAGAGTCTCAAAagacacatgaacatccacactggagagaaaccatacacatgtgatcagtgcgggaagagtttcactcAATCGTCAAACCTTAAGatgcacatgaacatccacactgaaGAGAAACTGCATGAATGTGATCAATGCGGAAAAACATTTGCATGGGCTTCAAGCTGGATTAATCACCTGAAAGTTCATTCAAAtgagaaaccacattcatgttctttgtgtggaaagagtttttctcAACTGCAGAGTTTAAAACTACATCAGAAGATACACGCTGGTGTAAAAGATtatatgtgttttgagtgtgagaagacttttaGTACAGATAAAGATTTGAAACGgcacgagaggatccacactggagagaaaccttacaagtgttcacactgtgagaaGAGATTCAGTCGGTCAACACATCTGAAATCacacgagaggattcacactggaagGAAACTGTATCACTGCACTACATGTGGGCAGAGTTTCAGTCATACGTCTTCTTTACGGAGACATACAATAAAGAATCACAATGAGTAG